The nucleotide sequence AGTGTTGAATCATCTTTAAACTTTGTATAGGCGAAGGATGTAAGGCATCCATAAGTCCGTCGGTATATAACACAATTTTTGCTGCTTGATCGTAGTGTAGTTCGCCTTTTTCAATTGGTATAGATGGAAAAGCACCTATCATAATGGTGCCCGTATCCAAGGAAGTAACTGTGCCTGATTCGATTACGTATGCAGGAGGGTGTCCGGCATTTACATATTGGATTTCTTTTTTGTGGGTATCAATTAGAAGATAAATGGCCGTTAAATGAGAGTTGATTGACTTATCAGCACCTTGAAATAAGTGATGCATATGTTTATTAAGTTCTTGCATCACAAGGACCGGGTCGACTATACGTATAATCATTCCTCGAAGCAATGATCGAATGGACATACTAATTAATGCAGAAGAAATGCCATGCCCCATTATATCAAGTAAAATAATTCCATATTGATAGTCAGATATTTGAAACCAAGCATACATATCACCAGCAAGACTTTCACACGGAACATAGGTCGCCTCTACCGATATATTATCTTGATATAACGGTTCGCTTAAAACACTGCGCTGAACTTGTTTGGCCATTTCTAATTCTTTTGCAAAATGAATTTCTTCTTTTAACGGAACAGCTTTCATATGCCATATTAACCCTGTCATTTCTCCCTTGTGGTTAATGTTTGGTAGTATGGAAACATCTCTTTCCAAGCCGGAGTCCCCAAATAGACGGATTTTTATTTTTCCTTTTGAAATTTCTCCATTTTGAACCGTTGCCCAAAATTTTGACTGCTCACGATACGTTTCAGCTTCATAATAAAAGGTTTTAATATTTTTTTGAAAGAGGTTTTTAAGTTGAAATCCTGAAAGTTGTTCAAAAAGGCTATTACACCAAATAATTTCACCCTCAACAGAAGTATAGACTAATGCAGCTCCACTATGATAAATAATCTCCAATAA is from Bacillus tianshenii and encodes:
- a CDS encoding SpoIIE family protein phosphatase, encoding MKDINDSIDCFSINTLQAPVELNKSLLEIIYHSGAALVYTSVEGEIIWCNSLFEQLSGFQLKNLFQKNIKTFYYEAETYREQSKFWATVQNGEISKGKIKIRLFGDSGLERDVSILPNINHKGEMTGLIWHMKAVPLKEEIHFAKELEMAKQVQRSVLSEPLYQDNISVEATYVPCESLAGDMYAWFQISDYQYGIILLDIMGHGISSALISMSIRSLLRGMIIRIVDPVLVMQELNKHMHHLFQGADKSINSHLTAIYLLIDTHKKEIQYVNAGHPPAYVIESGTVTSLDTGTIMIGAFPSIPIEKGELHYDQAAKIVLYTDGLMDALHPSPIQSLKMIQHSLREHEHDKNNTLISKITQSCNRSLSSNDDICIIAVSL